GGTCTGCGACCCGTCTCCGTAGATGGAGAGGGGATCGCCGCGCAGCGCCTGCACGATGAAGTTGGACACCACCCGGCCGTCCGAGGGACGCATCCGGGGGCCGTAGGTGTTGAAGATCCGAACGATGCGCGTCTCCACCCCGTGGTACCGGTGGTAGGCCATGGTCATGGCCTCGGCGAAGCGCTTCGCCTCGTCGTACACGCCCCGGGGGCCCACCGGGTTCACGTTCCCCCAGTAGCTCTCCACCTGCGGGTGCACCTTGGGGTCGCCGTACACCTCGGAGGTGGAGGCGAGGAGGAAGCGTGCCCCCTTCGCCTTCGCCAGCCCGAGCGCCTTGTGCGTCCCCAGCGACCCCACCTTGAGCGTCTGGATGGGGAGCTCCAGGTAGTCCACCGGCGAGGCCGGGCTGGCGAAGTGCAGCACCCCGTCCAGCGGCCCGTCCACGTAGATGAACTCCGTGACGTCGTGCTCGACGAAGCGGAAGTCGCTCCGCCCCATCAGGTGCGCGAGGTTGTCGGGCGATCCGGTGATGAGGTTGTCCATTCCCACCA
This portion of the Longimicrobiaceae bacterium genome encodes:
- a CDS encoding UDP-glucuronic acid decarboxylase family protein, with product MRVLITGAAGFLGSHLCDRFLAEGHHVVGMDNLITGSPDNLAHLMGRSDFRFVEHDVTEFIYVDGPLDGVLHFASPASPVDYLELPIQTLKVGSLGTHKALGLAKAKGARFLLASTSEVYGDPKVHPQVESYWGNVNPVGPRGVYDEAKRFAEAMTMAYHRYHGVETRIVRIFNTYGPRMRPSDGRVVSNFIVQALRGDPLSIYGDGSQTRSFTYVDDLVDGIYRLFFSDRADPTNVGNPGEFTVRELAEQVLRLTGSRSEITHLPLPEDDPKVRQPDISVAKAVLDWEPRVPLEEGLRRTIPYFAQFLERESVGARTLPEGS